The genome window CATCTATTAAGCTTTATCTTAATGATGAACCAGTCGCTTATGAAGCAGGGGTGCTCGAAGCGGTTTACAGTACTGCAAATCCGAAGATGAAACTCGTGTATACGCCATCCCTTTCCTCCGGAGCGTATTCGCTGAAGATTGAGGCAAAAGATGCTATCGGAAATCCGGTTGTTCAGGGCTCTGAGACGAGATCTTTTGTCATTTCTGATGAACTGCGGATTGCCGATCTTTATGCATATCCAAATCCCTCATCCGGCGATTTGCATTTTACCTTTATGCTCGGACGTATTCCCGAAGAAGCCGAAATTCAGGTATTTACTGTTGCCGGAAGACTGGTAAGAACGATAAAACTGACGGCAGTAGATTTAAAGTACGATTTTAACCGGATTTATTTTGACGGACGCGATCAGGATGGCGACCCGCTGGCAAGCGGCACGTATCTTTACACCATGAAAATAAAATCTGGCGGTAAGACGGAGCGCACAACCAAAAAACTGGCCATCGTCAGATAGCCGCTTCTATCACTATAAATGTTAAGTTTGCAGTAGCAAATTCTTTATTGTCTGTTTAAGGAGAATTATATGAAATCCAAAATAGTTATTCTGGCGCTGCTTTTCTCAGCCGGCGTCTTTGCTCAGAAAACCAGCAGCGGTAATTTTACCGGCGGCGTGGGACTTAATTTTATAGACGGAAATGCATTTTACTCATTCCGTCTGGCACCGGATCTATCAATAGGAAAGTTCGGTGTCGGGCTTGATCTCCGGCTGGATCTTGATTCCACAGGAAGCATCAGGAAGGAAAACTTTAACGAAACCTCGGACTTTCTTTCAATCATCCGGTATATACGCTACGGACAGAAAAAAGATCCTGTTTACGTAAGCGCCGGAACGCTGGATAACTATTCACTGGGTCACGGTACTATTGTAAATCAGTACAATAACAGCCCTTCTCTTGATAAAAGAAGTCTGGGTCTTGCACTGGATCTTGATTTTGAAAAGTTCGGATTTGAATCCATGTACAGCGATTTCAGCCAGGGGGGCGTACTTGGTGTTCGCGGATACGTCCGCCCGCTTCAGTATACTACGCTGGCTAAGGTCCCGCTGATCGGAAAACTTGAAGTCGGTGCATCATTTGCGTCAGACTTTAATAAATATGCCGGCGTGCTTTCGGGATATGTTGACCCGGTTACCAATGAATTCGTTGCGTTAAATGACCAGAAAGCCACACAGATTTACGGTATAGATCTCGGGCTGCCTGTAGTAAGAACATCAATTTTTAATATTGATCTTTATGCAGATTACGCAAAGATCATGGATTTTGGCGATGGCGCATCAACCGGCGCACTTTTTACGTTCAACGGACTTGGAATGCTTTCTGCTAATGTCCGTCTTGAAAGAAGGTGGATGAATGATAAGTACCTGCCGGCATACTTTAACTCACTTTATGAGATTGAACGCTTTAAGGTTGTAGGCGGTGGCGTGGTAAGCAAGATCAAACAGCTTTCTGCTGTAACCTCAACAGACCGTGGTATATATGGCTCGCTTGCCGTGGCTGCGGCAAATCTTCTTTCTGTCTCAGGCAGTTACCAGAGAACTGATTTTGATCCGAAAAGCGGACAACTTCATATACGCGCAGAAGTAACCAATGAGCAGCTTCCTTTTACCGTCCGTGCCGGATATGACAAGGTAAACATTGAAAATGAAGGCGCGCTCTTTACACTTGATGACCGTTCATATATGTATAGCGAAGTAGGTTACAAACCATATCCGTATCTGCTGGTCTCAATGGTATATCACTGGACTTTTGAGCCGGTGCGTGACGGAAGCGATAACATCCTTTCTTATAAGAGCCAGAAAAGAATTGAGCCCCGGGTTTCATTTTTGATGCCTCTGAATTTCTAAATATGAAACGGATTCTGGTTGTTGATGACGAGCCGCATATGCGGCTCGGTCTTAAAGACAATCTTGAACTTGACGGATATACTGTCGAAACAGCCTCAGACGGCGAAGAAGGGCTGGCTAAGTCGCTGGAGGGGGATTATCATCTCATTCTGCTTGATGTGATGATGCCAAAAATGTCAGGGCTTGATGTCTGCAAAAAGCTTCGTGCTGCTTCGGTTCAGACTCCGGTAATTTTCCTGACTGCCCGCGGTGAAGAGATTGACAAGGTGCTGGGACTCGAGATCGGCGCTGATGACTATATTACCAAGCCATTCGGACTCCGCGAACTTCTTGCCAGGGTAAAAGCGGCGCTAAGGCGAAGCAGCGGCACGGCTAGTGATGAAGAAGAAATCTGTCAGATCGGCCACCTGCGCATTGATTTTTCCGCCTACCGCGCATCAGATAAAAAAGGAAAAGAGGTGTCTCTTTCTCATAAGGAGTTCGAGATATTGAAGTTTTTATGGGAGCAGCGCAATAAAACTGTTTCGCGTGATGATCTGTTAAATAAGGTGTGGGGATATGAAGAAACCCCGTCAACCCGCACGGTGGATAAT of Ignavibacteriales bacterium contains these proteins:
- a CDS encoding response regulator transcription factor, which produces MKRILVVDDEPHMRLGLKDNLELDGYTVETASDGEEGLAKSLEGDYHLILLDVMMPKMSGLDVCKKLRAASVQTPVIFLTARGEEIDKVLGLEIGADDYITKPFGLRELLARVKAALRRSSGTASDEEEICQIGHLRIDFSAYRASDKKGKEVSLSHKEFEILKFLWEQRNKTVSRDDLLNKVWGYEETPSTRTVDNFIVRLRQKTEKDPNHPQIILTVHGIGYKLIAK